The Ignicoccus islandicus DSM 13165 sequence CGGTCAAGTAGTAACGGCTCTAGCTATAGACCCAACGCCCTTGCTCGCTGCGTGGTACCTATATTCATTTAGAAGAGAAAGCCTTAGGAAGTTCGTTAAATCCGTTGTGAGCGCTTAGTTTTTGTAACCTTGTCTGCACGTGACGATGGGTAATACGGATGGCTAAGAAGAAGAGAGACGCTACAATATGTCCGAAGTGTGGTACTAAGGTAGAGCCTATCAAGACTTGGCAACTGGTCTCTCCCATGCCCGACTCGAAGGGAAGAATAACAATAACGATAATGGGAAGCTTCCAATGTCCTAACTGTGGGCACAAGTGGAGGGGCGTAGTTAGTAAGATAAAGATCGGGGGAGGAGAGATCGAAGTAAAAGGGAAGAAGATAAAGGAACCAGAGCCAGTACAAGAAGAGCCTGAAGTGATAGAGCTCGACCTGGATGAGCTGGACGTAAGCGATGAGGAAATAGAGAAAGCACTTAAGTCAAAGTAATGGATTTTTCCTAAGGAATCAACTCATGAACGATAGAGAGCTCATAAAGCTGACTATAAGCGACTTCGCTACGATAAATCAATCCGTTCCTAAGGAACAAATTCCCTTACTTAGAGCGCTAAGAGGGGAAAGGGAGGTTCCCTTAAAGGACGGAACGGTCCACTTAATGGACGAAGACGACCTACAGAGGCTCTCCAACGCCATCCCTTCTTGGCTCAGATGGCTAGTTAAGGTTCCCATAGTTCTAAGCTATAACCCCGAAACCGGGGCTTTGAGCGTCATGGGAGACCAATGGCAAGAAGAGGCAGTAAGGAACGTTCTTGGACTCGAACGAGACGAAAAACTTAAATTTTACCATTTGGATAAGCTAGTTATGGAACTGGGTTCACTAGTGTTCGTAATATTTGCGGTGGATCTCCGCGAGGTGATTTCCTCCAAGGGTGTTGAAAATGAATAGGAAGTTCGTTAAGGACGTTTTATCTCTAATTGGAGACAAAGGCGTATTAATTAATGGCAAGGCCTCGGACATAGTGGTCAAAAGAGAAGGGAGGATCTTCGCTGTAATAGCTGAAAGGAACGCCTCTAGGATTAAGAGAGGTAAAGTAGGAGTACTGAACGCTTTGGCAAAAGCAATAGACGCCATTCCACTGATAGTAAGCGAGAAAATGGGTTCCGAGAAATTATTGGAGGACGTCATTTACGAGAGGTTCGATACGCCGGTAGCTTCCCCGGAGACCTTGAATAAACTATTGTCTGGTGATAAAATATACATAAGGAAACACAAGTCGGCTTTCGTCGTTAGCGTGAACCCGAAGGAGCTCAAGCGGAAGAGAGTTGAGAGCGGGATGAGCTTGGGCGCCCTAGCCGACTACTTAGGGGTTAGCAAGAAGTCCGTATACGATTACGAAAGGGGGGAGAGCAAGGTAAGCGTGGACGTTGCGGTGAAGCTCGTGGAGCTGTTCGGCGAGGAAGTACTAGAGGAGGTGAACTTCAATGAATTCGAAGGAGTAATAGAGCCTTGCGAGCCGCATAGCCCAATTGAGGCCAAATTACTTGATAGGACCGAAGGCGTACACGTACCCAAAGGTAACGTCCACGTAGGGAAAGAGAGGGAGTTCGTAGCAGTTGTTCCACACGGCGACGAGGAATTGCAGTGGTTCGGGGAAGCTAGTAAAATGATAGACAAGAAGGCCTTCGCAGTAGGCTTCGAAGACTTACCCAAGGACCTGGAGGGAGGCAACGTCGAAATTGCTAGAGATATAGAGGAGTTCGTAAGGCTCTTAAGGGAAGGGAAGGAAAGAGATGGACGTCAGAGAAGCGCTTAGCGTTATATCTAAGGAGGACTTAGAAATACTTTACGCTTTGGAGAAGTACTCAAATAGGTATGAGTTCGTTCCTCTAGAAGTCTTGGAGAAGTCTACCCGGTTACCCCTTCACGTTTTAGAAAGGAGCTTGTACAAGCTAAACTCTTTGAAGATAATAAAGAGACAGTCCGCTTCGTTCCTAGGCTACAGACTGACCATAGTAGCCTACGACGTACTGGCAATAGTCTCGTTAATGAAAAAGGGGTACTTAGATAAGTTGGGAGAGAAGCTGGGCGTCGGAAAGGAGAGCGACGTCTACCTTGGAATAACTCCAAGTGGAAAGGAAGTGGCCGTTAAGTTCCACAGAGTTGGGAGAACTAGCTTCAGGCACGTGGCTAGACACAGGAGCTATAAGCTAGAGAGTTCGTGGCTCTTGCAATCGAAGGTCTCAGCGCAAAGGGAGTTCGCCGCGCTAAGGGAGCTTTCCTCGGTAGGCGCGAAGGTCCCCGAGCCGATAGCTAGAAGTAGGCACGTAGTGGTAACTGAGCTGATTAAGGGCGCAGTAGAGCTCTCAGAGAAGCCTCCCTTAAAGGATCCATTGAAAGCGTTCCAAGACGTCATTGAAACGATCGATAAAGCCTATAACGAGGTGGGTATCGTTCACGGTGACTTAAGCGAGTACAACGTTATAGTAAATCCCGAGACTTCCGAAGCTTACGTAATAGATTGGCCCCAATACGTTGAAAGGGATCATCCAAGAGCGAAGGAACTATTAAGGAGAGACGTAGACTACGTGGTAAAGTTCTTCAGAAAGACTTATTCGATTCCTGTAGAGACGGAGGAAGTTTACGAAGCAATAGTAAAGCGGTAGCAAATTACCCCAAATTATCCTAGATCACGTTGTTCGTTTGTATCTATGAAGTGATTCTATTAATACAAGAGATCCGAGAAGGGTTGAAGATATCAAGAGGTACAGCGTAAGTGGGTAGCACCTCAAGGAGCTAGAGTAAAGGCCGGTAGAACTTTCCTCTCGTAAAGCAACGGCACAACTACCTAGATAAGAGAACTCTGGTATACCTCTCGCAAACGACTTCTCGTAGCCTGGCGGTAGGTACTTGCCGGAATATATTGGGACCTTGTAATTTACCCTTAGGCTTACGTTTCCGGAGTTAGTGTTGTAATGTACCAAAACTTCCCTATTTAGTATTCGAGGGGTCCCGTTCAAGAGTTTGATATCAGAGCTTACGGTAGAAACCTTCACGTTCGTTACGTTGAGTTGCTTCACTAAGTCGAAGTAAACTGGAGCGGAGCTGGAATAGAAGATAGAGAGGGCTAACGCGACTATTAAAGCTGCCTCGAGTGATTCGACGAACTTTCTCTTCTTTACATATGTTACTGCAAAGCTTATCCAAGGTATTACAGACGCTAAGATATAGTGGAGAAATCCCGTTGGAGATATTAAAAGATACTTACACCTCTTGTAATACGCAATAGATAAGGTTAGGGTAGATAACGTTAAAACTAGTTGAAAAGCCTCAATGGAATAATACCTAATGAGAGCCATCGCAAGCAACGCTATTGATGGAACGAGAACTCCTAGGGAAATTACCTCCAACCCTTCAACTAATTTCAAGTAATATAACGAGCTTAAGAGCAGCGTTGCGAATGCTATTCCTAAGGACCTTTGATCAGCGAAGTACGGACTTGCTATATCGGTCGGAATTAAACGAACTATTGATATAGTAACTAAAGACGCCAATATTATTGAAAGCGTGCTGAGCTTGTCCCTATACAAGTAGTGAATTACGAGGGAGAGTACTGATACGAGGTAGGCCGCGTGGAAAATGGAATAAGGGATCGGGATTCCATACGTAGTTAAGTTGTAATACGCAAAGAGAGCTAATGAAAAGGACGCTAACGAAGCAGACAAGTTTAGTAGAGGGTCTTTCCGAACTGCCAAGTACGAAACGTAGAGGGCTATTGAGAGATGGAATAGAAATAGATAGAGCGTATCGAACGTACTCCTAATAGTACCATAGCCTATAGGCGGTATCGAAGGGGCGCTGAACATCATTGAAGAGTTTAGACTAAGGTAATTGGACCAATAAGTCAAAAGGGAAGCGATCAATACGCTAGCTGAAATGGAAAGGGGCAGCTTGCGGAAGTAAGATAGCATTGAGGCGATTAGTGGAACGTAGAACTGAGGGAGCGTCAGAGCTACGACTACCCTCTCAAGCGGATTTAGGGCGCAGTTAACCCAGTACCATTCGAGCAACGTGGAAACGCGACACGAGAGGAAGTGAAAGAGCGTCAGAATTGATATCGATAACGGAATTAGGGATAAGTACTTAGATGAATCGAGCTTTCTGAACAAGTAAGCTAGAACGGGTAATGGTATTGAAATAACTATGAGAAGTGAGAAAAAATTCATTTTTAGTTAAACCTCCCCGAGCCGGTTTTGGCTTTACTGTACAGTTAGAGGTACAGTGGTCTCCCAAGTGCTGCCGTCTTGGAATTGTAGCCTAATGTCAACATTATCCATTACGTTGGGATTGACCTTCTGGCACCATATTACTAAGCTCCAGTCGTCTTGGCCGACCTTGGCTAGGTCGAAAGTGTCAATTGCTCTTTGTTGGGCGTTGGTACCGTCATGGTATGCTACATTTAGGGTACTGCCAGTCCACCTATCGTACCTTATCACAGCGTTAGTACTCTTGAAGTTGGTCTCTACCTTGTTAGTGCTTGGGTAAGTCACTTCCCAGACACCAGCTACTATGGTCGCAAACGAGTCGGTAGTGTAAGTGTTGGTACCATCTGTTGCATAGATGTATGCGGTGGTAGTGCCAGTGGGTGCAGTAATTCCATCCGTTAGATCTGCATCAGTTACTTGACCTTTAGCACCAACTCCTTGCGTGTTCGCAAAGGCTAATACTATACCTCCCGGAGGTAGTTGATCGTTGCCGTCTAGCTGACCTGCGGTTTGGCCACCAAATCCGGCGAACGCAATACCGTAGGATTGCAATCCTCCAGCAGTACTACCTGTATGCTGGTCGTCTGTGCTTTGTAGGAAGGCTGCGTAGTGGCAGAGTATCCTACCAGCGTAAATTACGTCTACGTTGTCGATGGTTACTAGGTTTTGACCAGCTCCAGCGCCGCCTACAGCAGCCGGTGGAGCCTTGAAGGATATTATTAGTACTGGGTAGTCGACCTTGAATCCTGCGCCGGTACCGTCACGATAATCACCCATTGCCCAAGTAGCTTGTATTACAGTTAGGGTCTTTCCGGTCACTTGGCTTCCAGCCACGTTGGCGCTCAGGCTACCTACCCAAGTGTAGAGCAAGACGGCAGCTGCGACGGCGATGAGTATTAGCAGTAGGGTCGCTATAACCGGGGAAACTCCCTTCCTTAGGGCCTTCATGTCTCTCACCATTCCTCGTGTTTGATAACCCATGGAATGGCTTATAAGGTGGGGTGGTGTTTTGAAGTACAAAACTTTCGCAGTTATTGGGAAACCTATAGAACATAGTCTATCTCCCTTACTCCATTCGATTTCATTCGAACTCATGGGGATAAGGGCGTGGTACACTAAGGTCGAAGTGGGAAAGGAGGAGTTAGGCGAGTTTATGAGAACGGCTCCGAAGCTCTTCACCGGAATTAACGTAACTATACCGCTGAAAGAGGAAGTAACGAAGTACTTGGACGAAGTAAGGGGCGTTGCGAGGGAAGTAGGCGCCGTTAATACGGTTAAGTTCGAGGGAGGCAAGGCCATAGGCTACAACACGGACGTAGAGGGAGTTAGGAAAGCAGTTTCTACCCAAATAGAACCTAAAGGGCTTAGAGTCGCGATTATAGGGGCCGGGGGAGCGGCGAGGGCGGCAGTAGTCGCCTTCTACAAGGACAATGAAGTAACTATATTTAATAGAACGGAAGAGAGGGGTAGGAAGTTAGCAGAGGAATTCGGCGTCGAATTTCAGCCTCTCTCTAATTACGAATTAATTAAGGAATTCGATCTGGTGGTGAACGCCACTCCAGTAGGCCTAGGGGGGAGGGGCGTACCAATACCTCCGGAAGCCTTGAGGGAGGGCCAAGTGGTAATGGACATGGTGTACAACCCCCTACTAACCCCCCTCTTGAGGAATGCCTTGTTAAAGGGCTGCAAAGTAGTAGACGGGCTGAAAATGTTGGTAATTCAAGGCTTGGAAAGCGAGGTTATATGGCTTGGACTTGCACCGACTTGGGAGAAGGTTTACTCTAAGTTGCTAGCTAAATTAGCTCAAAATCGCGAAAACTGAATTCCTTACGTCTAACTGGGCTGACCGCTTATTACCAATTGTTTCTTCGAAGGTTGAGGGGATTCATTGAGGAACGCTAAGTTATATGAAATGATGAAAGAGGGCTGGAAAGTCGACGAAGTTAGGAAGGAGCTCGACTTACTCCCGAGCGACTTAAGGGCCTTAGTAATGGTCTTCAAGAGGATGGGAATTGGCGTGCATCGCTCCAACGGTAAGTTCATTATTAGAGAATTACCCAAGCAAGAGGTGATTCTCAGAACTCCAGTCGACCTAGTAATGGCCACAGTTCAAGCAACGAAGATACTCAGATTCATATATGGTGAGAACGTTACCTTGGTCTGGCCCAACGCCGTTGCGCTCGGAAAGGACGTAATAGCTAAAGTGGAGGGTCCCAGTTTGAGGGTAAAGGGATTAGACAAATACTTGGAAGGGGCTATAATTAAGCAGACGAGGGACTCGTTAAGGAGGAAGAAACTGGGCGAGACGATGAGGATAGCTAACGTAATGTTATATAAGGATCAATATAAGTTCTTTTTAAAGAACGGTGAAGCCGTAAAAGCCAGAGTCGAACTAGTTAACTTAAGCGGGAGAGCGAGGACTAGCATAGGCGAACTGAGAGTAGAGGACGTTAACGGAATAGAGCTATGAGCGCGTTAGGGAATGTAATTCCGTATCGGACCTTTCTATCTAATTCTTACGTTACCTCCCCTCCCGCTGCTTTGAATAGGAAATTATCATTAAATCGGATCGAGAACTAGCGATTCCCTAAGGCGAGGCGAATATGCTTCTCAACCCCTTGCAATTGCAATTGCAGTGCCCCAACCCTCCCTCTTCCTCCCAATGGGATCGCTACTCATCGAGTCACCGAGTTTTTCGGTTAGTACTTGGAGCACATCTCTATAGCTCGCCTCCACGTAAATTCGCGTTCCTATTGGAACTATTAAGGCCGGCTCCTTCGGTTTATTGCTGGCCAAGCTCCAACCCGTTCTCACTACCTCTAATGATAGTTCTCTTTTGGGAATCATTACTTTCCTTACATTCAATTTATTCTTTAAGAGCATTTCACCAATCTTCTTAATTTCATGTCGACTCAGCTCTACCAGGTTCTTCCAAGGACTTCATTGAGCAAGGCTGGGGCGATTAGGACTATCTCCCAACGTTTCGAGTTCCGATCCCTAGAACTAAATACCGTTCCAATTTAGCGCTACTCCCAACGCTTACTTGAGCTAAACCTTGATCTCCTCCGAACCTTATGGTTTCGTCTAATGTATTTCGAATACGAAACAAGGAGGTTATCGAAATAGCCGCCAAGGCCAGCAAGGGATACAATGCGTTCGAATTGATAGAGGGTCCAGATAGTTGCTTCCAGCGATTCAAATTAATTGGCTACGAATTCCCTCCGTGAAGTTTTTAGTTCGCCGATCCCAAGCCGTTTTGAAGCTTTAGTGTCTCGCAACGTCTCTTCAACAATTTTCAGCGAGACCGAGGCGAAGAAGATCGTCGGCCTCTAGAGCGAAACGGAAAGCCTTAAATGCGTTAGTAGCGAATTCTCTCTTTGAAAGGGTTCAGAATTGAAACACTTACTCTTAGTTATCTCATTACTTGCGATAATTCAAGCCCTCCACTTCCAAAAGGTTCTGATCGGCCACGTCAAAGCCCCCTTGCATTCCATTGTCCTAGACAACTACTTGGTAGTCGCGGGCGATAACTGCATTTACGCTTACGACCTAGAAGGTAACGCTTATTGGAACGAGTGCCTCGACTCTCCCGTTACGGACTTAGACTTATACGGTAACAGAGTAGCCATTGCGACTATCAATGGTACAGTTTACTTACGTAGCGATGGAGAACTGCGTAAGGTAATCGAGGGAAGGGAATTCTCCTACAGCGTGAAGCTGCTGCGAGATTCGTTAATAGCGTGTAACACTACTTGCGCTCTAGTAGATCTAAGAGGCAACTTAATATGGAAAAGGGAAATAGGGGTAGTAACTGACTTAGAAGTGAAAGGGGATTACGTATACGTTGCTCATGGGAAAGCTAAAGGCATTGGTGGAACGCCCGGCTTTAGTGTGTTATCTCTAAGGGATGGGAAGGTTCTCTTCCAGAAAATTGAGTGGAGGGAAGGGGAAAGCGTTTAC is a genomic window containing:
- the aroE gene encoding shikimate dehydrogenase, giving the protein MKYKTFAVIGKPIEHSLSPLLHSISFELMGIRAWYTKVEVGKEELGEFMRTAPKLFTGINVTIPLKEEVTKYLDEVRGVAREVGAVNTVKFEGGKAIGYNTDVEGVRKAVSTQIEPKGLRVAIIGAGGAARAAVVAFYKDNEVTIFNRTEERGRKLAEEFGVEFQPLSNYELIKEFDLVVNATPVGLGGRGVPIPPEALREGQVVMDMVYNPLLTPLLRNALLKGCKVVDGLKMLVIQGLESEVIWLGLAPTWEKVYSKLLAKLAQNREN
- a CDS encoding chromatin protein Cren7, producing MAKKKRDATICPKCGTKVEPIKTWQLVSPMPDSKGRITITIMGSFQCPNCGHKWRGVVSKIKIGGGEIEVKGKKIKEPEPVQEEPEVIELDLDELDVSDEEIEKALKSK
- a CDS encoding DUF61 family protein → MNDRELIKLTISDFATINQSVPKEQIPLLRALRGEREVPLKDGTVHLMDEDDLQRLSNAIPSWLRWLVKVPIVLSYNPETGALSVMGDQWQEEAVRNVLGLERDEKLKFYHLDKLVMELGSLVFVIFAVDLREVISSKGVENE
- a CDS encoding helix-turn-helix domain-containing protein, which translates into the protein MNRKFVKDVLSLIGDKGVLINGKASDIVVKREGRIFAVIAERNASRIKRGKVGVLNALAKAIDAIPLIVSEKMGSEKLLEDVIYERFDTPVASPETLNKLLSGDKIYIRKHKSAFVVSVNPKELKRKRVESGMSLGALADYLGVSKKSVYDYERGESKVSVDVAVKLVELFGEEVLEEVNFNEFEGVIEPCEPHSPIEAKLLDRTEGVHVPKGNVHVGKEREFVAVVPHGDEELQWFGEASKMIDKKAFAVGFEDLPKDLEGGNVEIARDIEEFVRLLREGKERDGRQRSA
- a CDS encoding RIO1 family regulatory kinase/ATPase, with protein sequence MDVREALSVISKEDLEILYALEKYSNRYEFVPLEVLEKSTRLPLHVLERSLYKLNSLKIIKRQSASFLGYRLTIVAYDVLAIVSLMKKGYLDKLGEKLGVGKESDVYLGITPSGKEVAVKFHRVGRTSFRHVARHRSYKLESSWLLQSKVSAQREFAALRELSSVGAKVPEPIARSRHVVVTELIKGAVELSEKPPLKDPLKAFQDVIETIDKAYNEVGIVHGDLSEYNVIVNPETSEAYVIDWPQYVERDHPRAKELLRRDVDYVVKFFRKTYSIPVETEEVYEAIVKR
- a CDS encoding archaellin/type IV pilin N-terminal domain-containing protein, with protein sequence MKALRKGVSPVIATLLLILIAVAAAVLLYTWVGSLSANVAGSQVTGKTLTVIQATWAMGDYRDGTGAGFKVDYPVLIISFKAPPAAVGGAGAGQNLVTIDNVDVIYAGRILCHYAAFLQSTDDQHTGSTAGGLQSYGIAFAGFGGQTAGQLDGNDQLPPGGIVLAFANTQGVGAKGQVTDADLTDGITAPTGTTTAYIYATDGTNTYTTDSFATIVAGVWEVTYPSTNKVETNFKSTNAVIRYDRWTGSTLNVAYHDGTNAQQRAIDTFDLAKVGQDDWSLVIWCQKVNPNVMDNVDIRLQFQDGSTWETTVPLTVQ